One stretch of Oncorhynchus gorbuscha isolate QuinsamMale2020 ecotype Even-year linkage group LG21, OgorEven_v1.0, whole genome shotgun sequence DNA includes these proteins:
- the LOC124008659 gene encoding calcium uniporter regulatory subunit MCUb, mitochondrial-like, with translation MIWFGRVAKLHYGVLRCSLSSASGKSSSAIQVPYLSRQWCRYGAPGPVHYYNTLPPATDISVQYKYGRPVLSLPLPSRSELCQFSLRPMLMTVTDFLSDIQREDPGVAIAAVLSTDGERVCSSTSIDTVLNQDFQILINSTIYRIHSPGRESPEHSTSIDDMKTVVHMLHSALNLPEHQLLRQIQLLRRLDTLKQELGPLEEVRAQVAGRAESQSMCIEWAVLAFLSLQGSFLGYLTWFVFAWDVMEPVTYFITYATSMGFLGYYILTKQELLYPDAKDRQFLHFFHKRAAMEQFDTHRYNALRDQLAMVESDLKRLRKPIQLQLPVDPIQPSN, from the exons ATGATTTGGTTCGGTAGAGTTGCCAAACTCCACTACGGAGTTCTCCGCTGCTCGCTCTCCTCTGCCTCTGGAAAAAGTTCCAGCGCGATTCAAGTTCCCTACTTG tccagACAGTGGTGTAGATACGGGGCACCAGGACCAGTTCACTACTACAACACCCTACCACCTGCCACag atATATCTGTACAGTATAAGTATGGACGACCAGTGttgtctctccccctgccctcccgcAGTGAGTTGTGTCAGTTCAGTCTGCGTCCCATGTTGATGACAGTAACAGACTTCCTgtcagacatacagagagaggacCCTGGAGTAGCCATCGCAGCTGTACTGAGCACAG atggagagagggtttgCTCTAGCACCTCTATAGACACAGTTCTCAATCAGGACTTCCAGATCCTCATCAACAGCACCATCTACAGGATACATTCCCCGGGCAGAG agtctccagaacattccaccagTATAGATGACATGAAGACAGTAGTCCACATGCTCCATTCAGCTCTCAACCTGCCAGAACACCAGCTACTGAGACAGATTCAGCTTCTCCGCAGACTGGATACACTGAAGCAGGAGCTGGGACCTTTGGAGGAG gtgcggGCCCAAGTGGCTGGGAGGGCGGAGTCTCAGTCGATGTGTATAGAGTGGGCGGTgcttgcctttctctctctacagggAAGCTTTCTGGGATACCTGACTTG GTTTGTGTTTGCCTGGGACGTGATGGAACCAGTCACCTACTTCATCACCTACGCTACCAGCATGGGCTTCCTGGGCTACTACATACTCACTAAACAG gagttgCTCTATCCGGATGCTAAGGACCGTCAGTTTCTTCACTTCTTCCACAAGAGAGCAGCAATGGAACAGtttgacacacacagatacaacgCACTACGAGACCAACTGGCTATG